In the Psychromicrobium lacuslunae genome, CAGCCACCAATAGATGAAGTAATAAACAAGTAGCAATACCCCGGTAGCCACTATCGCAATAGCGATGCTGCCAAAGATGCTAGCCGCCTGGGAACTACTTAACTCGTCCAAATTGTGGCGACGCGAGTGGTCATTGGCAATCTCGATTGTGGTGAAGATCAACGGCAGAAAGGAGAGGAAACTTAGCAGGGTCAACGGTAAACCAAAGATCACCCCGTCCAGCAACCACACGAGAAGTTGTTTACCCGCCGTTGTCGCTCTGGCACCCTGCAGCGCCGCTGCGCCGTAAGGAGCAGCTGGCTGACCGTAGGGCGAGGGATATTGTTGGGCGCCGTAAGGCTGCTGACTCATCGCACTCCGATCCGAATCCGCCGAGGCTAGGCCGACTTATTCCTACGCTTAGCCACCACATCATGCGGGATGAGAGTTAGCTGGCCGCTCTCCTTGACCGACTCGGCGGTGACAACGGCAGAAGCAATGTCATCGCGGCT is a window encoding:
- a CDS encoding RDD family protein, with translation MSQQPYGAQQYPSPYGQPAAPYGAAALQGARATTAGKQLLVWLLDGVIFGLPLTLLSFLSFLPLIFTTIEIANDHSRRHNLDELSSSQAASIFGSIAIAIVATGVLLLVYYFIYWWLIATKGRTPGMSIMGLRLVSIETGQPIGWGQAFLRGLVVVLGSQLTGGIGGLLFWLSPLFDSTTGWAQSWQDKLVKAVIIDTKNGRDTFNQA